Below is a window of Quercus robur chromosome 6, dhQueRobu3.1, whole genome shotgun sequence DNA.
AACCATATTGAgaaggaatagctattcttcattttaaagaatagcgattactaaggaatagctactACTTGTAATAAAAACCTAACCAAACAAGTGAATGGTTATTCCTATTTAATAGTTGTTCCATTATAGTGTCTATTACATTGCATCAAACGTACCCTTAATCAGAACAGATTGCGGAATTACAGTTTTTCccctaaatataaaaataatcattacttgtttaaaaataaataaataaattttaagccTAGAACACACATAACTAGAAATTTAAAATCAGACTGCTTTAACTTCAATAGATGAAATTGTGAGTTAGCAACAAATTAATCCTTCATGACTACATCAATTTCCTTGGCATTTATATCACCCATTTAGAATACCcaaatctcattaaaaaaattatttaaaaaaaaaaaaaaaaaaaaaaaaaaaagcatctctGCCACTTCAAAAAGTAAATGAAATTACTTCTTTCCCATAGCCACCCTCCTTCCATGATACCTTTACCCACAAATCACCAATCCATCCCCTCAAACTATCTTAGCCCTATCCTCCTTATTGTAGAAATAAAACTATCTTAAACAAATTACAAGTTTAGACAACCAATAACATGAAttaaacaaagacaaaaaggTCATACAGCATAAAAAGAGGTGCCACCTGCATGTACAGACTAAAAAACTCTTTTATATACAAAAGGCACAATTATAAGTTATTTAAAGCATGAATTTCTTGCATTTCAATATTCTTTCAGTTTCTGAATAAAATTTATTAGCTCACATTTGATCAACTTTAATATGTGTAATTTTCCTCGCCCCAGGCCTATGAGCTGTAACTCATAATTGTACCTCCTCCCTTTCTAAGAGCAAGGAGGGTGAGATCATGGATTCAAGACTTTCtatgtttttcctattttcattttcttccatATAGTTTCATTAATTTTCTTCATTCCCACCCTTTAACTTACAACTGTTTCCAATGTAGTTCTTTCATACACCTCCATAAAATGGGTTGCCAATAAGTCTCCCGAAATGATtccctataaaaaaatatataataaacccccccccccccccccccaaaaaaaatttcaactaatTCCtacatatatgtttttaattttttttttttttttttttttttaaattatcttcCTCCTCAACCAAAGCCTTTTCCAATTTACATCCTCTATttctttctcattctctctttgCGCCATTTCTTGGTGACTCGGTGGTGAAGAGCTCAAGCTAGTAGCTTGGGATTGACGATATGGTTTGCAATTGCCCTTGGGTGGCTTCAAACAGCACGATATTTGGAGATGATGGTGTACGGAGGATGGTGTGGAAGGCTATGGCAGATGGGTTGGGTTGATTGGGTGGTGTTTGTGACGAACTGAGGGGCCAAGTTTTGGGTGATGTGGTGCTTTGGCATGATGAGATTTTTGGCCGATGTGTAGCAGTTGGGTGATTGGGTTTGGCAGCAAGTTGTCCGTGGCTTAGCATGTAGGGATAGGAGCAAGAACAATGAAGGTGATTGATGAGAGGTATCACCAGGTTGGTGTTGTTGCTGAACATGCTTAATCAGGCAAGGTTGGTGTTTAGATCCCAGGTTGGGTTGTGCAGCCCCTTgcatgaagttttttttttttagttgtgcCAGTGAGGAAAGTGTTCACAGTGGTGGTTTGTGGCGTCAATGTGGCTATAGGCTTGGTGCTTTATCAACAAGCACAAGAAACAATTTTGTAACAATTTCTGATATGTTTTTTGAACAATAATATTAAAGAAGTGATTTTTCTACTTATTTAAGAtttagaaactgaaaaattcaaaactacatCATTTTTAGGGCTTAACAGTAGCCAATTTGTCGCAAGTAGATGGAAGGACCACATTGTACATAGACGTAAGTTAaagaactgaaatgaaaaaaaaaaatttgagagaataGGTACGAAAATGAAAACATGTCAAACAAAATGGGTGTAGTTTGTAAGAAATATGAGAATGATATTTGACAAAATCAATTCATTATGTAAAATTCATGAACGTGTCTAAAACACAATGTTGCCCTCATAATTACATATGACTTGTCCAATAAAAAGCCACTCTACCACATAGAATGTAAAATATCATATAAGCAACAAACTTGACAATTTTCCAAAacagaagttaaaaaaaaaaaaggcttttaaACACTCAACTAAATATAACTAAATTAATATAGACACCAGAAAGATGAGGTGAGATAAAAGGACAACTCACCTAGGGATAGTGATTTCATGGGGAAAATAGACAACACCATCACCATTTGGTATGGGAGGAACATGATCCTTCTTCTCattcacaaattttattatttgaaacaATACCTCACGAAGAGATGCTTCAACTGCTGCCCTTCGAGCAATTCTTTCCTCCTCTGCACGCATAAGGAAAGAATATATCAGTTTACCCTGGGAGGAATGAAGCACTAGAAAATCTTCAATTCAATGCACAATAGGAATTGTACCTCCTGGATCAACTACCACTTTGGAATTATGAGACTTGCTAGAATGTGCCTTCGGGTGTTGAGCCACATTCAGGTTGATATACCATTGTTCCCAATAAAGGCGTTCAATTTTATTAGTGAACCAATATGGCTGTTTGTTTTTCACTTCATAGAAAGATAAGCATATCTGCTTTGATAATACAGCAGTATATTAGTGAGAttggacaaaataaaaaagtgcaaACTACAATTACATCAGAAAGAATGACGCAACTAAATCCTGAATAAACCactatatcttttttttctctctagaatcTATGTGCATGCCACAAAGATGCTAACTGTAATATCCTACCACAAACTCCACAAGGcaagaattaaaatataatgaaGAAGGAACATAAAGTGATAATGGCATTTTCtgaaacaaaaactcaaatccTTCAATCATGGAAAGTGAATACATTTTGGATTCTCTCTAAAATGAACAACAGATATGCATTACACATCCATGACTGTCTGTAATACACAGTATTCAAAATTGATAATAGTATAAAATAAGAACATATTTGCTATATACTGAATGCAACTTTAAAGATTGACAGACTCACCTTTaagggaagggaaaaaaaaggtcTTTAGGATATTTACAAACCACCCACAAATCATATCATATGGTTACTAAAAGCCATGGGCAAACTACAGACCTGACTTTTCTTGTTTGGGTGTTTTTCTACCCAGCTAATGAAGTGCTCAATCTTCTcatctattttcttttcaagttccaCATCTCCACATTGCACCTATACAACAGGAAAGGTTGCATTAACAAGAAATGAAATTGAAGGCTTAAGCTTCAACCAACCCAATGAAAAGAACCATATAGAATAACACTAGCAAGTTGGAAGATACATCTAAAAACATATACATGCAATAAGATAACCTTGTGAAGGTCCTTCAACGTAAAAGGTAGCCCCCTTTGCTATCTTAGGCCAACATTAAATAACAAtgaacaaattttattgttactTGTTTAGGTGTCAAACAGGTGGGCATATGTCTACTAGTGTAGATTACAACATGATTTGCCATTGGCACTAACCCGAGTCTTCAAGCAAGCAAGTAAATGTGAATGCATATTTCAGTGGGAACTTGCTGCACAACATTATTCTGAGAGTTTGTTTAGCAAGCCCAGAAAAAAGCCAGCCTTTTCAGCTTATTTTGGCAGGCTCCACAcccaagaattttaaaaaaaaaatccccctcTTTTTCTACAATGCTCTCAGCTAATATGCAATCAACAAAGCGCATTCAAATGCACTTCTGGTTTGGCTCATTTGCTGATTCACTGAAAGTGGATAAATCTATGAGGCTTTAAAACACTATACATAAGCAAATAagctccaaaaagaaaaaagaaaaagaaaaaaagcaaaaccGAAGGCATCCAACACAACAACTAATCCTTGTAAACCATTATCAAACACCTAATGACCAATGAAATGTTACACTTTGGACATTTATTCACTGAACCTTAACTACTTCAAATAATCATAATACGCCATTACAAAGACTTGATCCAatcaaagaaagagaacaaattTCAGAATGACTTACATAGGTAACATCAAAAAGTTCCAAATCAACGTCTTTAGGTCGCACTAAACCTAATGCCCGATGAAACACAATTGTGTGTAGTATGCCTGCACACAAAATTTCCCCTCAAAACTCTATTCAAatcaataaccaaaaaaaaaaaaccttattatagttaaaaacccaaaacaaaaacaaaaacaaaaatttgagaaaaaaaaaagtatcttaCAGCGTAAAACTTCTCGTATCTCGAAGTGCTCCACTTCCTACAAagcaattttatattaaatcaagctaaatatatataaattttttgtgtgAATGTGGAAAAAGCTTACCAAATCTTTGAGTTGGCAAACTTCGCAGTTCATGGTTGTAGAATAATCTCTGATCAGACTAAAATTGAAAGACTGTAAATTTTCGAAAAACCCtaataaatatatgtgtgtgaagttttgacgaagagagaaagagttcTGATCGGACTGTTTTTTCAAACTTCAAGTGTAAGCTAATCCAATCCGTTTGgactggagagagagagagagagagagagagagagacttgcTGTTTGaagatttttattaaaaacaaattgcATTGGCCCCATATGAAAAAATAGGGTAATAGCCATTTTGCATTGGGCCTGAGGGGCTTTAAAATTTGGAACTGTTCAACACGTAAGGCCCATTTCAAAAGCCTGCTTAGATTAATACAtcatgcttcatttttttttatgtgtgatctttttagtttttaccactttattttcttttaattttaattggtaATTAAGGTTATGGTAAAAGTAACTTATTTCAGTGTAACTTtaatgataaatattttttttgatgaagCTGGTTTGATGTTGtgtattatttttatgagaTCAGTTGATTTTTGGGTATCAGAAATGCAAGTTTAGAGGTTTGGACGAAGGTTGAAGATGAGTCCAAGTATCTTTGTCAATTGATACAGGATTTTCGAAAGTaacatcaaaaatcaaaattagaatATGAAAAAGTAACACAGACACAATATATTAATATTGGAGGATAAAAGAAGTGAAAGTGACCTCAacttaaaaatcattttctttaacaCTATGCTgagcaagaaaaacaaaatatgacaATTATGTTTACATCAATAGACAAAAGCCATCATTACATTGAGAATGGAGACATATACGTTTAGATCAATTTCAATTCTTAATATCTCAGTTTGACTATTTCTTATTGTTAGAATAGTTGTTAAATGGTGAAATTCATTGGTTATTCGTATCAAGAGATTCAAAAcaagctttttcttttaaaaaataaaaataaataaataaataaataaaagaaagaaagaaagaaagaaagaaaaagagattcaAGACATTCTAGTACCAGATGGGTTGCCTTTTGAATTGGAATGGCCAATACCTATCTCTAATCAATCGCCTTTGACTATTTAGGCTTTGGATTGAGATAGCCATAGGTCCAATTTGAATTGTGTCTCTTTGTTTTGCAGTAACTATCTATTTGGATAttacttattactgaaaacacaatagcaaaataattttaaatgtatgaatagtgtcGTAGgacccaatttaaaaaaaaaaatttgctaaatttCATACTTGCGACtcccgtaaacagtgcacggaacccagtaaaaaaaaaacacagacgTGCAAAACACCACTCTTGCTACTCTCCAAACTCACACTAAATAAAGTATTTGTGCAATAATTTATCATATATGACTTCTTGCATCGATAGGGGATTCTCAACAAATTCTTGATAATTTTGATGCTCTCGGTATTAATTACTATCTGACTTCTTAGTTCTTTATATTACACACATAAAATGAGCCATAGTGTGTTGATGTTCTTTGTTAGGAAAGTAAATGGTATTGGTAGGGGTACTTAATTATGGGTTCAACTTAGGTCCAATGTCATGTGTACCGGATCTAACAATATGCTGTCATGTATTCAAAAATTGCTATGTAGTAACATTCTATCGAGTCCAATGCACAACCTTTTCCCTTAATTACTGCTTAAGACTTTTTGTAAGTAAGATAACGATAGGTACTTTGGATGCCTGTGTAGAACAATGAGGCTGCCTTTATGGACTTATTTAAAACTATAGATAGTAGATAAGTACTAACCATGTCCCCGTGGCTgcttatattatttatattaaatgtcTCGGTCAAGCCTCCACGGCAGAGTATCAGGAGATCAAAtaaccaaacttttttttataaaataataaaattagtagTGCCATGATTAAGATTGATGGATAGAAAAACCAATGACTTAAGCATGTCCCTCGCTAAGAATAAGAGAGAGTTAGGTAAACCAATGATAGgtaaataaattcattaaaaaataataataagagagtTAGGTAATTGAAGCTAgggtatattaaaaaatatcttaagacactttaaaaaaaatccaaaatatatatgtgcATATTAAAAAAGTATCTTAATAGGCTTATATATATGAGCAGGTAAAGTAGTTAGACActtcaaactctttttttgaGACGAAGACTATAAAGATAGTTGGACACTTCGACTTATTACACCTTAAAtcctaattaaaatttttatatatctataaataaaattatttttaaatgataatttttatatgaaagtaTGTGGCGGTATCTATAATCATTTAAATAGAGCCACAATTTCATTAGTGATAattaagttatatatattattacatttttttttctagaatttgatatttataataattggaGTGACTTGAACCCTAGTTCTTTTCATGAAGAAGAGAATGCAGTGTCACTAAACTGTTGTAttcttaatttataattatatatcaatttataaattgattggatattcataaaattattatgaatacatagttatttttaaaatattctctAATAATAAAGGAAAGCAAATAAGAATTTTAGTCTTTACACTTTATGACTAGTacttaaataaaagatgcttagtgtttttttttttttttttgggtgtatttcTGCACTCGTATAGTACACAAAAGATGCTTAGCTAAATGAACGATTGTTgttaaaaatatcaaatcttTTTGTCAATATTTACACAATTAATTTgtcaaatttaataaatataattttgtagTACACATATTGGATGTACtcaacttatattttatattgcTTATAATTCCCTTTTGTACTACTATACATGAGGTAGAGGATTTCATACATggtgtgtgcatatatatatatatatataaagaaaaaaaaattaatgatgatatttttatttggcCCTCCAAGGTCATATTATTGGCTCTGTCCTTGTTCAGGCTTTACACAGGATTGAAATTCTGAATGAACGCACATCCACATATCTGGAATAAAATCCAAGTAGAGTTTGACAGCAGTCAGAATCTTCAATTAttggttttattaatttgatcATTGAATTCTATATTCTGAACATAGAAATCTTTGCTCAATCAATATGGCTTGTTTATGTTTAATGGAGAGTCAAGAATTTTTCTTGGTGAAAACATATTGACTCAAAATTCAAACCATGCACGTACGATTAATTGCCAACCGTTCTACTATCTCTCTTTTTGACATTATATGTTTCATCTTTAGCTTCCTCTAATGCAAACTGAGTGACTTTCCTGTACTGCATCGAGCTCAACAGCAACAGTTTCATTGAAACATGATTCACTGTTGTGGATCTTAGGAAATCTGGAATTGGAAAAAAGATCTATCATCAACTAGGCAACTCCTTGGAGTGTATCTAATCATGTGTAGAAAAACATGGGGTGTAGGAAATGTTAGTCATACAATCAAACTTTatgattttgtatttatttgtgTGGAAGACAATATCAGTCGTCCTTTATGAGATTCTTTCATCTTGTTCCATCAAAACGTTTTGTGGGCTCCATATAGTTTACATATGTCAATTTCAGTTAGAATGTCATGGCTTACAccattttgtgtttgtttacAATAATTTAACTGAGGGATAATTTGTCAAACTGACAGGTACATAGCTATAATTTCAAAATCTTAATAGCAAACATATTGGTGTTCATGTTGcgacaagtatatatatatattgttccaTGTCAATCATTTGTTGACTTAATTGgaacaattttttctttgttattcttTCATACTGATAGATATAGTAGATTGCATTCATTAAGGGCTGCGACATTCCATGCCATATAGTGTCCTAAATTCCCTGCAATCTGATTTCTGATATTAGAAACAGGACAGTGTGAATGCCTACACATATAGTTTGGTTTTTATTGATCATTTTTCTTCAGAGGACAGAGTGCTATGTACAATTGCAGATATAAAGTGGGCTCTAACTTTAATATGTACTCATCATCATAGTATCTAAAGAGGACTTAGCGCGTCTGTTTGGGCCTCATTCATGGAACTATGCAAATCCTAATGCAGAAGATTCTACCTTgcttaattaaaaaacttacaagtattagcaatatatatataatacattaGTGCTTTTTTTCTACAAGTGCTAAACCGAAACTATATATCAGTGCTTTGGGCTAAGCACTAAACCATCAATTTGGACTATGCATAATTTGCAAATTTATGGGCATCTTATTCTCATATAGTaatacataaatacataaagtAAGATAATCTTAGCTAGGACATGtgcttttgttttgaatttgttgGTGCAAATTTTTATGCCTATTGTCCTAGGCCTAATGGTTGAGCTCAGAgtgttgcttttcttttttactaataaatttccctttcctatcaaaaataataataataaattaattaatttcccccatacttttgagttttgagaacttCGATTTTTAAAGTTCTTAAAGTTCACATATTCTAAGTATAAATTTCAACGTTGTCAAAATGATATTTGAAATTCGAAATCGTAAAATTTTTTCGagatagagaaataaaaaaatattttagtaacaattaattaatatcaGTATACGCATTATCCttatgtttataaatatatCCATATTTATGTATATGTTTATAAACATTATTAAAATCTGTATATTTATAAGCTCAATATATTAAGTTATTAACcaaataacatgttttatatcccatttttctttctctttttttttttttttttttttggtattagtCGAAATATCATTATTGTTtaaatacacccaaaaaaaaaaaaaaaaaaaccatggtgcatatatatatacacacaatttTGACTCCTCAATTGATTTTAAGAGGAATTAATCAACTTC
It encodes the following:
- the LOC126732671 gene encoding autophagy-related protein 101 isoform X1, whose amino-acid sequence is MNCEVCQLKDLEVEHFEIREVLRCILHTIVFHRALGLVRPKDVDLELFDVTYVQCGDVELEKKIDEKIEHFISWVEKHPNKKSQICLSFYEVKNKQPYWFTNKIERLYWEQWYINLNVAQHPKAHSSKSHNSKVVVDPGEEERIARRAAVEASLREVLFQIIKFVNEKKDHVPPIPNGDGVVYFPHEITIPSSSDSAFGMDMIKRMLQTGHPTMLS
- the LOC126732671 gene encoding autophagy-related protein 101 isoform X2 encodes the protein MNCEVCQLKDLEVEHFEIREVLRCILHTIVFHRALGLVRPKDVDLELFDVTYVQCGDVELEKKIDEKIEHFISWVEKHPNKKSQICLSFYEVKNKQPYWFTNKIERLYWEQWYINLNVAQHPKAHSSKSHNSKVVVDPGEEERIARRAAVEASLREVLFQIIKFVNEKKDHVPPIPNGDGVVYFPHEITIPRKFLSSS